A genome region from Euzebyales bacterium includes the following:
- a CDS encoding M36 family metallopeptidase, whose translation MINARTGQVVLRYNEVDYAGEPKWEQFPAYPGLNYSSTDTREKWCWEPAPDCERVIAQDPGATPVAWDVDPTKGPATHTTLGNNARSYENWDNANPFSVGRQPAQRRLQRDYQYPWTNQWYEQGCSPDVYRSGAENDIDAATSNLFAGHNQMHDWSYRLGFTETTWNAQVSNFERGEDDSDPEQGNAQAGARVGVRDNANQITPPDGQAPITNMYLWQPIAGAFYAPCVDGDFDMTVIGHEYTHMISNRMVAGPDDRLRGLQANAMGESWSDLTAMEVLNEYGWLPVADESPYTIGAYVTQDPVAGIRNFNMSDSPLNFSDVGYDVTGPQVHADGEIWSATNFDIRRDMIARYGAGSAGDQRACADGQTPVGQCPGNRRWVQLVFDAWLLMPATTTMLDARDAMLAADAVRFGGANADLLWNAFARRGMGDAAIATSGNDAEPVPSFASPFADEATVTFTANDASGGPVAAELYIGRYEARATPVADTDPATELGATFDLTAGTYAFVVRADGYGSTRGTVSVSAGQVRDLTVEVRANLASSHLGATASGDGINADKLIDDTEATNWAALGEPVAGQQVTVRLDPSRPSHVIRRVQVSAMLRPADSDDPGGDTGGQSRFSALRQFEVWACQAGPTVDCTQDQAFTKVFTSQADAFPAIAPRPRAPDLIIRSFAIPRTLASAVRLVVVTNQCTGTPDYQGEQDQDPSNPTDCSTASSQATNVRAAELQVFAR comes from the coding sequence GTGATCAACGCGCGGACCGGTCAGGTCGTGCTGCGCTACAACGAGGTCGACTACGCCGGCGAGCCGAAGTGGGAGCAGTTCCCCGCGTACCCCGGCCTCAACTACTCGAGCACCGACACCCGTGAGAAGTGGTGCTGGGAACCGGCACCCGACTGCGAGCGCGTGATCGCGCAGGATCCGGGCGCCACGCCGGTGGCCTGGGACGTCGATCCCACGAAGGGTCCGGCGACGCACACCACGCTGGGCAACAACGCGCGGAGCTACGAGAACTGGGACAACGCCAACCCGTTCTCGGTCGGCCGTCAGCCCGCGCAACGTCGCCTGCAGCGCGACTACCAGTACCCCTGGACCAACCAGTGGTACGAGCAGGGCTGCAGTCCCGACGTCTACAGATCCGGCGCCGAGAACGACATCGACGCCGCGACGTCGAACCTGTTCGCCGGCCACAACCAGATGCACGACTGGTCGTACCGCCTGGGGTTCACCGAGACGACGTGGAACGCGCAGGTGTCGAACTTCGAGCGTGGTGAGGACGACAGCGACCCCGAGCAGGGCAACGCTCAGGCCGGGGCGCGGGTGGGCGTGCGTGACAACGCGAACCAGATCACGCCGCCCGACGGCCAGGCGCCGATCACGAACATGTACCTGTGGCAGCCGATCGCCGGGGCGTTCTACGCGCCGTGCGTCGACGGTGACTTCGACATGACGGTCATCGGCCACGAGTACACGCACATGATCTCCAACCGGATGGTGGCCGGCCCCGACGACCGGCTCCGGGGGCTGCAAGCCAACGCCATGGGCGAGAGCTGGTCCGACCTGACGGCCATGGAGGTCCTCAACGAGTATGGCTGGCTGCCGGTCGCCGACGAGAGCCCCTACACGATCGGCGCCTACGTGACCCAGGACCCCGTCGCCGGCATCCGCAACTTCAACATGAGCGACAGTCCGCTGAACTTCAGTGACGTCGGCTACGACGTCACAGGCCCGCAGGTGCATGCCGACGGGGAGATCTGGAGCGCGACGAACTTCGACATCCGCCGCGACATGATCGCCCGGTACGGTGCGGGGTCGGCAGGCGACCAGCGCGCGTGTGCCGACGGGCAGACGCCGGTCGGTCAGTGCCCGGGCAACCGCCGGTGGGTGCAGCTGGTGTTCGATGCGTGGCTGTTGATGCCCGCCACAACGACCATGCTGGACGCGCGCGACGCGATGCTCGCCGCGGACGCTGTCCGCTTCGGCGGAGCCAACGCCGACCTGCTGTGGAACGCGTTCGCGCGCCGCGGCATGGGTGACGCGGCCATCGCGACCAGCGGCAACGATGCTGAGCCCGTTCCGAGCTTCGCGTCGCCGTTCGCCGACGAGGCGACCGTGACGTTCACAGCAAACGACGCGAGCGGCGGACCCGTCGCGGCCGAGCTCTACATCGGTCGATACGAGGCGCGCGCGACGCCGGTCGCCGACACGGACCCGGCGACCGAGCTGGGTGCGACGTTCGATCTGACCGCCGGGACCTACGCGTTCGTCGTCCGTGCTGACGGCTACGGCTCGACGCGCGGCACGGTCAGCGTGTCCGCGGGCCAGGTCCGCGACCTCACCGTCGAGGTGCGGGCCAACCTGGCATCGTCCCACCTGGGCGCGACCGCCTCCGGCGATGGCATCAACGCCGACAAGCTGATCGATGACACCGAGGCCACGAACTGGGCGGCGCTCGGAGAGCCGGTCGCCGGACAGCAGGTCACGGTGCGACTGGACCCGAGCCGGCCGTCGCACGTCATCCGGCGCGTGCAGGTCAGCGCGATGCTGCGCCCGGCCGACTCCGACGATCCGGGCGGTGACACCGGGGGACAGAGTCGCTTCTCGGCGCTGCGCCAGTTCGAGGTGTGGGCGTGCCAGGCCGGACCGACGGTCGACTGCACGCAGGACCAGGCGTTCACCAAGGTGTTCACGAGTCAAGCGGACGCCTTCCCGGCGATCGCGCCGCGGCCACGCGCACCGGATCTGATCATCCGCTCGTTCGCGATCCCGCGGACCCTTGCATCGGCCGTGCGGCTGGTCGTCGTCACCAACCAGTGCACCGGGACGCCCGACTACCAGGGTGAGCAGGACCAGGATCCATCGAACCCGACCGACTGCTCGACCGCCAGCAGCCAGGCGACCAACGTCCGTGCCGCCGAGCTGCAGGTGTTCGCGCGGTAG